The Chloroflexota bacterium genome has a window encoding:
- a CDS encoding phosphatase PAP2 family protein, whose protein sequence is MSLWRAAVALDQRVSRGLRIPDGARGPRLVALVVAHLGDSPLWAAVLVALYVWGGASLRALAVRMAAAVLTVGILVAVVKRLARRPRPDGHGFALYSRSMDRYSFPSGHAARVAAVAVVVGAAYPCIAPAVAACALGVAMARVALGVHYAGDALGGLLLGAVVAAAWVAGV, encoded by the coding sequence ATGAGCCTTTGGCGGGCGGCGGTGGCCCTGGATCAGCGGGTCAGTCGCGGGTTGCGGATTCCCGACGGCGCGCGCGGGCCTCGCTTGGTCGCCCTGGTCGTTGCCCACCTGGGCGATAGCCCGCTGTGGGCGGCCGTGCTCGTCGCGCTGTATGTATGGGGCGGGGCCTCGCTGCGCGCCCTTGCGGTTCGCATGGCCGCCGCGGTGCTGACCGTCGGCATCCTCGTGGCGGTAGTCAAGCGGCTGGCGCGACGGCCCCGCCCCGATGGGCATGGCTTTGCCCTCTACTCGCGCTCCATGGATCGCTACTCGTTCCCGTCGGGCCACGCGGCGCGGGTGGCGGCGGTGGCGGTAGTCGTGGGCGCGGCGTATCCGTGCATCGCCCCGGCGGTTGCCGCGTGCGCGCTGGGCGTGGCGATGGCGCGGGTGGCGCTGGGCGTGCACTACGCGGGCGACGCGCTGGGCGGGCTGCTGCTGGGCGCGGTCGTCGCGGCCGCGTGGGTGGCTGGGGTGTAA
- a CDS encoding NTP transferase domain-containing protein → MSAEKLDAIILAGATAGEADPLLEGKFVRKKALLPIFGKAMVVYVEEALRASGCVDRIVCVGLGPDDEVAFTGPVVRLAAQGDIVANTLAGLEWLRATGHVSPYVLIASSDIPLLTGPVVARFADTCVRRGGDLFYSVVEKSILEAAFPGSGRSYAHLKDGYWDGGDLFMVRSDLSMQKVQMMRDLIAQRKDALKMARVLGPRFLLAIVLRRLTLADAERRVSEILNIEGRVVASPDWELAMDVDKPHQLDMVIRYMEARRA, encoded by the coding sequence ATGAGCGCCGAGAAACTGGATGCCATCATCCTGGCGGGCGCAACCGCAGGCGAGGCCGATCCCCTGCTGGAGGGCAAGTTCGTTCGCAAGAAGGCGCTTCTGCCGATATTCGGCAAGGCCATGGTTGTGTACGTGGAAGAGGCGCTGCGGGCCAGCGGGTGCGTGGATCGCATCGTGTGCGTGGGGCTGGGGCCCGATGACGAAGTCGCGTTCACGGGGCCGGTGGTGCGCCTGGCGGCCCAGGGCGACATCGTGGCGAACACGCTGGCGGGGCTGGAGTGGCTTCGGGCGACGGGGCACGTGTCGCCGTATGTCCTCATCGCCTCGTCGGACATCCCGCTCCTCACCGGGCCGGTGGTGGCCCGCTTTGCCGACACGTGCGTGCGGCGCGGCGGCGACCTCTTCTACTCCGTCGTGGAGAAGTCCATCCTGGAGGCGGCGTTCCCAGGCTCGGGCCGTAGTTATGCGCATCTCAAGGACGGCTACTGGGACGGCGGCGACCTATTCATGGTGCGGTCCGACCTATCCATGCAGAAGGTGCAGATGATGCGTGACCTCATTGCCCAACGCAAGGACGCGCTGAAGATGGCTCGGGTGCTTGGGCCACGCTTCTTGCTGGCCATCGTGCTCCGCCGCCTCACCCTCGCCGACGCCGAGCGGCGCGTCAGCGAGATTTTGAACATTGAGGGACGTGTCGTGGCCTCGCCCGACTGGGAACTGGCGATGGACGTGGACAAGCCGCACCAGTTGGACATGGTGATTCGCTACATGGAGGCGCGCCGCGCATGA
- a CDS encoding quinate 5-dehydrogenase: MKRVVSISLGSSHRDHVVEVELLGERVRIERIGTDGDMGRAQQMYRDLDGQVDAFGVGGTDLALRVEDKPYPLYSVLPLVAGVKKTPVVDGGGLKHTLERRVMQVVEAEIGDAILPKTALITSAADRFGMAQSFAEAGYDTVYGDLMFALGLPIPIKGIKNLKRLAAVLLPIFGRLPFSMLYPTGEKQRQNKPKFERYYRWASVIAGDFNYIYRHMPARLDGKVVVTNTTTAADVQMLRNAGVRYLATTTPRLEGRTFGTNVMEACLVALAGLGRPLTDSEIEAMLQKLNLHPTVEAL, from the coding sequence ATGAAGCGCGTTGTGAGCATCAGCCTGGGCAGTTCGCACCGCGACCACGTCGTGGAGGTAGAACTGCTGGGCGAACGAGTCCGCATAGAGCGCATCGGCACCGACGGCGACATGGGCCGCGCCCAACAGATGTACCGCGACCTGGACGGGCAGGTGGATGCCTTCGGCGTCGGCGGCACCGATTTGGCGCTCCGCGTGGAGGACAAGCCGTATCCGCTGTACTCGGTGTTGCCGCTGGTGGCAGGAGTGAAGAAGACGCCCGTCGTGGACGGCGGTGGGCTGAAGCACACGCTGGAGCGCCGCGTGATGCAGGTGGTGGAGGCGGAGATCGGCGACGCCATCTTGCCCAAGACGGCCCTCATCACCTCGGCCGCCGACCGCTTTGGCATGGCCCAGTCCTTCGCCGAAGCGGGCTACGATACCGTGTACGGCGACCTGATGTTTGCGCTGGGCCTGCCCATCCCCATCAAGGGCATCAAGAACCTGAAGCGCCTGGCAGCGGTGCTCCTTCCGATATTCGGGCGGCTTCCCTTCAGCATGTTGTACCCCACGGGCGAGAAGCAGCGCCAAAACAAGCCCAAGTTTGAGCGATACTACCGCTGGGCTTCGGTCATCGCAGGCGACTTCAACTACATCTACCGCCACATGCCCGCGCGGCTGGACGGCAAAGTCGTCGTAACCAATACCACCACCGCCGCCGACGTGCAGATGCTGCGGAATGCGGGCGTGCGCTATCTGGCTACGACGACGCCTCGGCTTGAGGGGCGCACCTTCGGCACGAATGTGATGGAGGCGTGCCTGGTGGCCCTGGCGGGGTTGGGCCGCCCGCTTACCGATTCGGAGATTGAAGCCATGCTCCAGAAACTGAACCTGCACCCGACGGTGGAGGCCCTATGA
- a CDS encoding adenylosuccinate lyase translates to MIERYARPAMRDLWTTENKYRQWLRVEILVCEALALLGQIPPSAAERIRANARFRPERIAELETDLRHDVLAFLTDVGESLGDDARYLHLGLTSSDIVDTAQAVLLAQATDMLVDGASRLVAVLKGQALRYKDTPMIGRTHGVHAEPITLGLKFALWAFEMDRNRRRLAQAREAVAVGKISGAVGTYATVDPFVEEYVCGKLGLRAEPVSSQIVPRDRYAELLAAIAITGASLEKFATEVRHLQRTEVMEAAEPFGERQKGSSAMPHKRNPVQAEQICGLARVLRGYLTTALDNIALWHERDISHSSAERIILPGATSLLDYMLDRMCALLGDLEVFPENMARNLALSRGLFASQRVMLALVEKGMSREDAYALVQGAAMDAWRQGQEFRQALEDRGVSRYLSAEDLDTLFDLTFYRRNLEVIFRRLEAL, encoded by the coding sequence GTGATTGAGCGGTACGCGCGCCCGGCTATGCGCGACCTGTGGACGACGGAGAACAAATACCGCCAGTGGCTGCGCGTGGAGATTCTCGTGTGTGAAGCCCTGGCGCTCCTGGGGCAGATACCGCCGTCCGCCGCCGAACGCATCCGGGCCAACGCCCGCTTCCGCCCCGAACGCATCGCCGAGTTGGAGACCGATTTGCGCCACGACGTGCTCGCCTTCCTCACCGACGTGGGCGAGAGCCTGGGCGACGACGCGCGATATCTGCACCTGGGCCTCACCTCTTCGGACATCGTGGACACGGCCCAGGCGGTGCTCCTGGCGCAGGCGACCGACATGCTCGTTGACGGCGCCAGCCGCCTGGTGGCCGTGCTCAAAGGGCAAGCCCTGCGCTACAAAGACACGCCGATGATCGGCCGCACCCACGGCGTGCATGCCGAACCCATCACCCTGGGGCTGAAGTTCGCCCTGTGGGCTTTTGAGATGGACCGCAATCGGCGTCGCCTGGCGCAGGCGCGCGAGGCCGTGGCGGTGGGCAAGATATCGGGCGCGGTGGGCACCTACGCCACGGTGGATCCATTTGTGGAGGAGTACGTGTGCGGCAAGTTGGGCCTGCGCGCGGAGCCCGTGTCTAGCCAGATCGTGCCCCGCGACCGGTATGCGGAACTCCTGGCTGCCATCGCCATCACGGGGGCGTCGCTGGAGAAGTTCGCCACGGAGGTGCGCCACCTGCAACGCACGGAGGTCATGGAGGCCGCCGAGCCTTTCGGCGAACGGCAGAAAGGCTCCTCGGCCATGCCCCACAAGCGCAACCCCGTGCAGGCCGAGCAGATATGCGGCCTGGCCCGCGTGCTGCGCGGCTACCTGACGACGGCGCTGGATAACATCGCCCTGTGGCACGAGCGCGACATCAGTCATTCCTCTGCGGAGCGCATCATCCTCCCTGGGGCCACGTCGCTGCTGGACTACATGCTGGATCGGATGTGCGCCTTGCTGGGCGACCTGGAAGTTTTCCCCGAGAACATGGCTCGCAACCTGGCCCTGTCTCGCGGGTTATTCGCTTCGCAGAGGGTGATGCTGGCCTTGGTGGAGAAGGGCATGTCCCGCGAGGACGCCTATGCGCTGGTGCAAGGCGCGGCCATGGACGCCTGGCGGCAGGGTCAGGAGTTCCGCCAGGCGCTGGAGGATCGGGGCGTCTCACGCTACCTTTCTGCCGAAGACCTGGACACTCTTTTTGACCTCACCTTCTATCGCCGAAACCTGGAGGTGATCTTCCGTCGGCTTGAGGCGCTGTAG
- a CDS encoding adenylosuccinate synthase produces MPAIILVGAQWGDEGKGKITDLLAAQVDVVARYGGGDNAGHTVVVRGERFALHLVPSGVLHPGTECILGSGMVINPSRLVQELDGLAARGVDVSRVRVSSAAHLIMPWHIALDAAQEAARGGSKIGTTRRGIGPAYADKAARMGIRVGDMLDDDHLAAIIRARAEEKRPFFRAYGLDEPGVEAVVLQYQEYAARLRPHIADTVRLVHQRLAEGKTILCEGAQGTLLDLDHGTYPFVTSSSPVAGGALTGLGIGPGQVSRVIGVAKAYATRVGMGPFPTELTDDTGEQLVVIGGEYGTTTGRRRRAGWLDLVALRYAVRVNGITELALTKLDVLGAFPEIRVCVAYRCRGERLTDFPTEARILALCEPEYETLPGWQCEISHVRSRQALPPAARAYVAYLEHRLGVPIRIISVGPERDETIVEARG; encoded by the coding sequence ATGCCTGCCATCATTCTTGTAGGAGCCCAATGGGGCGACGAAGGCAAAGGCAAGATCACCGACCTCCTCGCCGCGCAGGTTGATGTTGTGGCGCGCTATGGCGGGGGCGACAACGCAGGCCACACCGTTGTCGTTCGGGGCGAACGCTTCGCGCTCCACCTGGTGCCGTCGGGCGTGCTGCACCCGGGCACCGAGTGCATTCTGGGCAGCGGGATGGTCATCAACCCGTCGCGGCTGGTGCAGGAACTGGATGGCCTGGCCGCCCGCGGCGTGGATGTTTCGCGGGTGCGCGTGAGCAGCGCCGCTCACCTCATCATGCCGTGGCACATTGCGCTGGATGCGGCCCAGGAAGCCGCGCGCGGCGGCTCCAAAATCGGCACCACCCGCCGAGGCATCGGCCCCGCCTACGCGGACAAAGCCGCCCGCATGGGCATCCGCGTGGGCGACATGCTGGACGACGACCACCTGGCCGCCATCATCCGCGCCCGCGCCGAGGAGAAACGCCCCTTCTTCCGCGCCTACGGCCTGGATGAGCCGGGGGTGGAGGCCGTCGTCTTGCAGTACCAGGAGTACGCGGCGCGCCTCCGCCCGCACATCGCCGATACGGTGCGCCTGGTGCACCAGCGCCTCGCCGAGGGCAAGACCATCCTGTGCGAAGGGGCGCAGGGCACGCTGCTGGATTTGGATCACGGGACATATCCATTCGTTACCAGTTCCTCCCCGGTCGCGGGCGGCGCGCTCACGGGGCTGGGCATCGGCCCGGGCCAGGTGAGCCGCGTCATCGGCGTGGCCAAAGCCTACGCGACGCGGGTCGGCATGGGGCCATTCCCCACCGAACTGACCGATGACACTGGCGAGCAGTTGGTCGTCATCGGTGGCGAGTACGGCACGACGACCGGCCGCCGCCGAAGGGCCGGCTGGCTGGACTTGGTGGCGTTGCGCTACGCCGTCCGCGTCAACGGCATCACCGAACTGGCGCTGACGAAACTGGACGTGCTGGGGGCGTTCCCGGAGATACGGGTCTGCGTCGCCTACCGGTGCAGAGGCGAAAGGCTCACGGATTTCCCCACGGAGGCGCGCATCCTGGCCCTGTGCGAGCCGGAATACGAGACGCTGCCCGGCTGGCAGTGCGAAATCTCCCATGTGCGGAGCCGCCAGGCGCTGCCCCCGGCCGCGCGCGCCTACGTGGCCTACCTGGAGCATCGCCTGGGCGTGCCCATCCGCATCATCTCCGTCGGCCCGGAACGCGACGAGACCATCGTGGAGGCGCGAGGGTGA